The Nitrospirales bacterium genome includes a window with the following:
- a CDS encoding HAD-IIIA family hydrolase — protein sequence MPSSRQRSKKKLTVAQRKKVLRGIRLIALDVDGVLTDGGMYYGESGEELKKFQTRDGMGIKMLQAEGILTAIVTMERTNIVKRRAKKLGIPEVHQGIRDKLSVLQALATKYKISLNEIAYMGDDVNDLQALRAVGFAGAPADCMMPVRQAVHYICRQKGGEGAVREVSDLILAARGAQPLFQ from the coding sequence ATGCCATCTTCTCGTCAACGATCTAAAAAAAAACTCACGGTTGCACAACGAAAAAAAGTGTTGCGTGGCATTCGTTTGATCGCTCTCGACGTCGATGGTGTCTTGACGGATGGCGGGATGTATTACGGAGAATCGGGTGAAGAGTTGAAAAAGTTTCAGACACGTGATGGCATGGGAATTAAGATGTTGCAGGCTGAAGGGATCCTGACCGCGATCGTGACGATGGAACGGACGAACATCGTTAAACGGCGGGCCAAAAAACTTGGCATTCCTGAAGTCCATCAGGGGATACGGGATAAGTTATCCGTTCTGCAGGCGTTGGCTACCAAGTATAAAATTTCTCTGAATGAGATCGCCTACATGGGCGACGATGTGAATGATCTGCAAGCGTTGCGAGCCGTGGGATTTGCCGGAGCGCCTGCCGACTGTATGATGCCTGTTCGTCAGGCGGTCCATTATATCTGTCGACAGAAGGGAGGCGAAGGGGCGGTTCGGGAAGTTTCCGATCTCATCTTAGCGGCTCGGGGTGCGCAGCCTCTTTTTCAGTAG
- the lexA gene encoding transcriptional repressor LexA: MKPDMLKKMRKSLGLTQQELADRLQTTRTTIARYECGDRRIPGMIEVAIAQLNNTVQIPMAGLVAAGNPIEPIPQTELVEIPHAMLTNEKTFALRVKGESMKDDGILPNDLVIIRKQDMARNGQTVIALLNNEATIKKYYRKESQIELRPANATMQSIFVKPSDDFKLEGILIGVIRYCE; the protein is encoded by the coding sequence ATGAAGCCTGACATGCTCAAGAAGATGCGAAAAAGTCTTGGCCTGACGCAACAGGAACTCGCGGACCGGCTTCAGACAACCCGCACGACCATCGCTCGATATGAATGCGGGGACCGTCGCATTCCGGGAATGATCGAAGTGGCAATCGCACAACTGAACAATACCGTCCAGATTCCCATGGCCGGTCTCGTCGCGGCCGGAAACCCGATTGAACCAATCCCACAAACAGAGTTGGTTGAAATCCCGCATGCGATGCTGACGAACGAGAAAACATTCGCGCTTCGCGTCAAGGGCGAATCCATGAAAGATGATGGAATTCTCCCGAACGATCTGGTCATCATCCGCAAGCAAGATATGGCACGAAATGGTCAAACGGTCATTGCGCTTTTAAATAATGAAGCGACCATAAAAAAATACTATCGAAAAGAGAGTCAGATAGAACTGAGGCCTGCCAACGCAACAATGCAATCTATCTTCGTGAAACCCAGTGATGACTTCAAGCTCGAAGGAATCCTGATCGGCGTCATCCGTTATTGCGAATAA
- a CDS encoding YdcF family protein, translating into MKKIVGEMLAPLPVCLGLIGAGLLLLWFTRKKFLGKVLASVGFVLLTLLSIQAVSGRIIQTLESQYKPLDVSHLQTRLESAGEPPVSQIVVLAGGISGDPTLPPPLQISKASRERLLEGIRLYRLLPGSQLILTGGSGLQSVSEATILSRVAQSHGVKKSDMVLEVQSRDTKDHPRFVSAFVKDQPFLLVTSAYHMPRAMKLFAKYNLFPIPSPIGHWRVPEGFPLWYWLPGASGLRLAELATHEYLGLAWAWLQGQI; encoded by the coding sequence ATGAAGAAGATCGTGGGTGAAATGCTGGCCCCTCTGCCGGTCTGCCTAGGACTCATTGGCGCGGGACTGTTGCTGCTCTGGTTTACCAGGAAAAAGTTCCTGGGAAAAGTCTTGGCGAGCGTGGGTTTTGTGCTGTTGACGTTGTTGAGTATTCAGGCTGTTTCCGGGCGGATCATTCAGACGCTTGAATCTCAATACAAGCCGCTCGATGTTTCACATCTTCAAACACGGTTGGAGTCTGCAGGAGAACCTCCGGTGTCTCAGATCGTGGTCTTGGCCGGGGGAATTTCTGGAGATCCCACGCTTCCTCCTCCTCTTCAAATTTCAAAGGCATCCCGGGAACGACTCTTGGAAGGTATTCGTCTCTATCGTCTGTTGCCAGGTAGTCAACTGATTTTGACGGGAGGTAGTGGATTGCAGTCGGTGTCTGAAGCCACGATTCTCAGCCGCGTGGCGCAGTCTCATGGTGTCAAGAAATCCGATATGGTTTTGGAGGTGCAGTCTCGAGACACGAAGGATCATCCTCGCTTTGTTTCAGCCTTCGTCAAAGACCAACCATTTCTGCTCGTAACATCGGCCTATCATATGCCAAGGGCCATGAAGTTGTTCGCCAAGTATAATCTTTTTCCGATTCCTTCTCCCATCGGACATTGGAGAGTCCCCGAGGGGTTTCCTCTATGGTACTGGCTGCCTGGGGCGTCGGGATTACGGCTGGCAGAACTGGCGACACATGAATACCTTGGATTGGCTTGGGCGTGGCTTCAAGGACAGATCTGA
- the ispF gene encoding 2-C-methyl-D-erythritol 2,4-cyclodiphosphate synthase, which translates to MMRIGQGYDVHPLKEGRRLILGGIAIDHTHGLDGHSDADALVHAVCDALLGAMGEGDLGKRYPSSNPAYKDLSSLTMLKDVHELLVQKGYRLVNLDTVILAQAPKLGPHLEKMAECLAETLQVEREQVNVKVKSGEGIGMIGRQEGIATQAVCLIDRS; encoded by the coding sequence ATGATGAGAATTGGACAAGGCTATGACGTGCATCCGCTGAAAGAGGGGCGCCGGCTCATTCTGGGCGGTATCGCCATTGACCACACCCATGGACTCGATGGGCATTCCGATGCGGATGCATTGGTTCATGCCGTCTGTGACGCGCTTCTAGGAGCGATGGGAGAGGGGGATCTGGGAAAACGGTATCCCAGCTCGAATCCGGCGTATAAGGACCTCTCGAGCTTGACCATGCTCAAGGACGTTCACGAGCTTCTCGTGCAAAAAGGATATCGACTCGTGAATCTTGATACGGTGATTTTGGCTCAAGCTCCCAAGTTAGGTCCCCATCTCGAGAAGATGGCAGAATGTTTAGCCGAGACCCTTCAGGTCGAACGGGAGCAGGTTAATGTAAAGGTCAAGAGCGGCGAGGGCATTGGGATGATCGGTCGACAGGAAGGAATCGCCACGCAAGCGGTGTGTTTGATCGACCGTTCCTAA
- the cysE gene encoding serine O-acetyltransferase: protein MFTSISQDLQAVFERDPAATSRWEVFLTYSGFHALLMHRVSHRLWRRKIPFFPRFLSQVTRWATGIEIHPGATIGRGFFIDHGMGVVIGETTEIGDFVTLFQGVTLGGTGKERGKRHPTLGNHVVVGAGAKVLGGIVIGDNVKVGANAVVLRSVPPNSTVVGNPGRVVKYDGERVPEATMDHTNIPDPIAERFEAMERELIDLRKRVDNGRD, encoded by the coding sequence ATGTTCACGTCCATTTCCCAAGATCTGCAAGCGGTTTTTGAGCGCGATCCAGCGGCCACCAGCCGTTGGGAAGTGTTTCTTACCTATTCCGGGTTCCATGCCCTGCTCATGCACCGTGTGTCACATAGGCTTTGGCGTCGAAAAATTCCTTTTTTCCCGAGGTTCTTATCGCAGGTGACACGTTGGGCGACCGGCATTGAAATTCATCCCGGCGCCACTATTGGAAGAGGGTTCTTTATCGACCATGGAATGGGGGTGGTCATCGGAGAAACGACAGAGATCGGAGACTTCGTGACATTATTTCAAGGGGTGACGTTAGGGGGAACGGGCAAGGAGCGAGGAAAACGTCATCCAACGCTCGGCAACCATGTCGTCGTGGGCGCAGGAGCCAAAGTTCTCGGAGGGATCGTGATTGGCGATAACGTAAAAGTCGGAGCCAATGCCGTCGTACTCCGTTCCGTTCCGCCCAACTCGACCGTCGTGGGAAATCCCGGCCGGGTCGTCAAGTATGACGGTGAACGGGTTCCTGAGGCGACCATGGACCACACGAATATTCCCGACCCGATTGCCGAACGATTCGAGGCCATGGAGCGGGAGCTCATTGATTTACGGAAGCGCGTAGACAATGGCAGAGACTGA
- the fbp gene encoding class 1 fructose-bisphosphatase, whose product MMHAPRSLTTHLLQEQLSTTDTTGEFFHIMTQVALAGKMIARDLKYGGLSDVLGSTGKTNVQGEEVQKLDERANEIFVSVFRESCVVRTLVSEEMASPYVVQSAEHSGRYVLYFDPLDGSSNIDVDASLGSVFSIHRLQENSSGDRDQELLKTGEDQVGAGYVLYGSSTVLVWTNGHGVHVFTLDPELGEFILTRENVRMPARGKIYCVNEGNRQKWSQGVQRYLDHIKESDSASGRPYTGRYSGCLAADVHRILLKGGIYLYPGEVKKPEGKLRLLYEAAPLTFIVEQAGGLGSTGVEPIRAIQPKILHQRVPLFIGSREDVEQVQGFIRA is encoded by the coding sequence ATGATGCACGCTCCGCGATCTTTAACGACTCATCTCCTACAAGAACAGCTTTCCACGACTGACACAACGGGCGAGTTTTTCCACATTATGACGCAGGTTGCGTTAGCGGGAAAAATGATCGCGCGTGATCTGAAATACGGCGGGTTGTCGGATGTGTTGGGCTCGACGGGGAAGACGAATGTTCAAGGCGAGGAAGTGCAGAAATTAGATGAGCGAGCGAATGAGATTTTCGTCAGTGTCTTTCGAGAAAGTTGTGTCGTCAGGACGCTGGTGTCGGAAGAAATGGCAAGCCCATACGTCGTACAATCTGCTGAACACAGTGGGAGGTATGTTCTGTATTTTGACCCGCTGGACGGTTCATCGAACATCGATGTCGATGCTTCCCTCGGTTCCGTTTTTTCCATACACCGGTTGCAGGAGAATAGCTCGGGGGATCGTGACCAAGAACTGCTGAAGACAGGTGAAGATCAGGTCGGTGCCGGGTATGTTCTGTATGGCAGCAGTACGGTTTTGGTGTGGACCAATGGTCATGGCGTTCATGTTTTTACCCTTGACCCGGAATTGGGAGAGTTTATTCTCACAAGGGAGAATGTGCGGATGCCGGCACGAGGAAAAATCTACTGCGTGAATGAAGGTAATCGTCAAAAGTGGTCCCAGGGCGTGCAGCGGTACCTCGACCACATCAAGGAGTCGGATTCCGCGAGCGGTCGTCCCTATACTGGACGCTATTCAGGTTGTCTCGCAGCCGATGTGCATCGAATTTTGCTCAAGGGTGGGATTTATCTCTACCCAGGAGAAGTCAAAAAACCTGAAGGAAAGTTAAGGCTTCTCTATGAAGCCGCCCCTCTGACGTTCATTGTCGAACAAGCGGGAGGGCTCGGGAGCACCGGTGTGGAACCGATTCGAGCCATTCAACCCAAGATACTGCATCAACGGGTGCCGCTGTTTATCGGGAGTCGAGAAGACGTCGAACAGGTCCAGGGATTTATCCGGGCTTGA
- the ispD gene encoding 2-C-methyl-D-erythritol 4-phosphate cytidylyltransferase has translation MSDRVVAVVPAAGRGVRMGGSTPKQFLLLGGVPLLVHSLRTLASIDAIAEIIVVIPESDLAYCREEVIHRFAIEKVTQVVPGGVRRQDSVRHGVYAINEPPELVLVHDGVRPFITKDIAEQSILVARETGGALVAIPMKDTVKRVDQQGRVEATLNREELWSAQTPQVFRYSWLLEAHRQAETRQWDVTDDAGLVEQLGHPVTVVPGSVQNIKITKPEDLILGESILSSLQTRRGRQDT, from the coding sequence GTGTCTGATCGCGTGGTTGCGGTCGTTCCTGCCGCGGGACGGGGGGTGCGCATGGGCGGAAGCACCCCGAAGCAATTTTTATTGTTGGGCGGCGTTCCTCTGCTCGTTCACTCCCTCCGTACACTCGCCTCGATTGATGCCATTGCTGAAATCATCGTTGTCATACCAGAGTCTGATCTCGCCTATTGCCGGGAAGAGGTCATTCATCGGTTTGCGATTGAGAAGGTGACGCAGGTCGTTCCCGGGGGAGTCCGTCGACAAGATTCGGTTCGTCATGGTGTTTATGCGATCAACGAGCCTCCAGAGCTGGTGTTGGTGCACGATGGCGTAAGGCCATTTATCACCAAAGACATCGCCGAACAGTCCATACTGGTTGCGCGTGAGACGGGAGGAGCGCTTGTGGCTATCCCGATGAAAGATACCGTCAAGCGAGTCGACCAACAGGGAAGGGTGGAGGCGACCCTGAATCGCGAAGAACTGTGGTCAGCTCAGACCCCGCAGGTATTCCGGTATTCGTGGTTATTGGAAGCCCATCGGCAGGCTGAGACGCGGCAGTGGGATGTGACGGATGATGCAGGCCTCGTTGAGCAATTGGGGCATCCTGTGACGGTCGTGCCAGGCAGTGTCCAAAATATCAAGATTACCAAACCCGAAGACTTGATCCTGGGTGAATCGATTTTATCAAGTCTTCAAACGAGACGAGGCCGTCAGGATACATGA
- a CDS encoding mannose-1-phosphate guanylyltransferase/mannose-6-phosphate isomerase has product MNRKVYGVILAGGSGTRFWPLSRERFPKQLLRIMGEETLIQQTVRRLLRFMTADRIMVVTNETQAESILLQLVEWKDALSANLIAEPKGRNTAPAIGLAALRLLRRDPDGVMIVLPADHVITQPAKFQQAVNLGAQLAAEGNLVTFGIKPSRPETGYGYIQPQRRSRVGSRGKLTGYRVARFVEKPHLSTAQRYVRSGNFFWNSGMFMWKASTLLDELQQQKPSLVKGLKRVESMMHEGAPKVDIARQYHRLESISIDHGVMEHSSRSAVIPVEFGWSDVGSWGSLEEVAPRTKSGNVLNGNIMDMGSTNSVLFADRRVVATIGLSDMVVVDTPDATLVCPKSRAQDVKKVVEELKKRDAPEHLEHVTVMRPWGAYTVLEEAPGYKVKRITVNPGKRLSLQLHHKRSEHWVVITGRARVTRGEDVYDLRAGQSTGIPVETPHRLENPGKAILEIIEVQNGQYLGEDDIVRFQDDFGRGDMK; this is encoded by the coding sequence ATGAATAGGAAAGTTTACGGAGTCATCTTGGCGGGAGGCAGCGGTACACGGTTTTGGCCGCTGAGTCGGGAACGCTTTCCGAAGCAACTGTTGCGCATTATGGGGGAAGAGACTCTCATTCAGCAAACGGTGAGACGGCTGCTCCGTTTCATGACCGCGGATCGTATCATGGTGGTAACCAATGAGACACAAGCCGAGTCGATCCTCTTACAGTTAGTCGAGTGGAAAGACGCCTTGTCAGCGAATCTGATCGCTGAGCCGAAAGGACGCAACACTGCACCCGCTATCGGTCTGGCCGCGCTTCGACTGCTCCGGCGTGATCCCGATGGGGTGATGATTGTGCTGCCAGCCGACCATGTGATTACTCAACCAGCCAAATTTCAACAAGCTGTGAATCTGGGGGCTCAATTGGCTGCGGAAGGGAACCTGGTGACCTTCGGGATCAAACCTTCGCGGCCTGAGACAGGCTATGGGTATATCCAGCCTCAACGACGTTCACGTGTGGGAAGCCGGGGAAAACTAACCGGCTATCGCGTGGCTCGTTTCGTCGAGAAACCTCATTTATCCACCGCGCAACGCTATGTGCGATCTGGAAATTTCTTCTGGAATAGCGGGATGTTCATGTGGAAGGCTTCCACCCTGCTTGATGAGCTTCAGCAGCAGAAACCATCCCTCGTGAAGGGGTTGAAACGGGTTGAATCCATGATGCATGAAGGCGCGCCCAAAGTTGACATTGCCCGGCAGTATCATCGGCTGGAATCCATCTCCATTGATCATGGCGTGATGGAGCATTCGTCCCGCTCTGCCGTCATTCCAGTCGAGTTTGGGTGGTCCGACGTCGGAAGTTGGGGCAGTCTCGAGGAGGTCGCGCCACGCACAAAATCCGGCAATGTGCTGAATGGAAATATCATGGACATGGGTAGTACCAATTCGGTGTTATTCGCAGACCGGCGTGTGGTTGCGACGATCGGATTGTCGGATATGGTGGTGGTCGATACGCCGGACGCGACGTTGGTTTGTCCAAAATCCCGGGCCCAAGATGTCAAAAAAGTCGTAGAGGAATTGAAGAAACGTGATGCTCCAGAACATCTGGAGCATGTCACAGTGATGCGGCCATGGGGTGCTTATACGGTTCTGGAAGAAGCACCTGGGTATAAAGTGAAACGTATTACCGTCAACCCGGGGAAACGGCTTTCGTTGCAACTTCATCATAAGAGAAGTGAACACTGGGTCGTAATCACTGGGCGCGCGCGCGTGACTCGGGGAGAGGACGTGTATGATCTCCGTGCCGGACAAAGTACGGGAATTCCCGTTGAAACTCCTCACCGGTTAGAAAACCCCGGGAAAGCCATTCTGGAGATTATCGAGGTGCAAAACGGCCAGTATTTGGGAGAGGATGATATCGTTCGTTTTCAGGATGATTTTGGAAGAGGAGACATGAAATGA
- a CDS encoding P-loop NTPase translates to MTHRPTVISIASGKGGVGKSVISSNLALQFSRQGKKVVLIDLDIGGANLHVLFGNLSPTRTLSDFLERRVETLGCLVHPISWAPGLGYIPGTENTLVAGNLLHSKKLRLLRHIRNLDADLVILDCAPGTSYHTLDFFLSADWHVAIATPDPTSVIEVYRFIKLAAIRKVITELSIRIHGEVRQALVNREFSSIQDVLKAFGQTEGLQKTEAFGILRTFAPSLIVNRISKKSKFSTASLQQVLLKFLGTDLVVLGEIPQDSQVEDSVREFLPVLDFAPHSHASLALRQTFYALEQRLPKPTYLAASA, encoded by the coding sequence ATGACACACAGACCCACGGTTATCTCCATAGCATCAGGAAAAGGCGGAGTTGGCAAGAGCGTGATTTCGAGTAATCTGGCGCTGCAGTTCTCCCGACAGGGAAAGAAAGTGGTCCTGATAGACCTCGATATTGGAGGGGCCAACTTGCACGTCCTGTTCGGCAATCTTTCGCCTACCCGAACCCTTTCCGATTTCCTCGAACGTCGTGTCGAGACGTTAGGCTGCCTCGTTCACCCGATATCTTGGGCGCCGGGTCTCGGGTATATTCCCGGCACGGAGAACACGTTAGTGGCCGGCAATCTCTTGCATTCCAAAAAACTCCGGCTTTTGCGTCATATCAGAAACCTCGACGCCGACCTCGTGATTCTCGACTGCGCTCCCGGCACCAGTTATCACACGCTGGACTTTTTTCTTTCGGCTGATTGGCATGTGGCGATCGCGACGCCCGATCCCACATCGGTCATCGAAGTGTATCGCTTCATTAAATTAGCTGCGATTCGAAAAGTGATTACCGAGTTATCCATACGCATACACGGGGAAGTTCGGCAAGCATTAGTCAATCGGGAATTTTCGAGTATTCAAGACGTGCTCAAGGCATTCGGTCAGACGGAAGGCTTGCAGAAAACCGAGGCCTTCGGCATTCTTCGCACGTTCGCCCCTTCTCTGATCGTGAATCGGATCAGCAAGAAATCGAAGTTTTCGACCGCCTCGCTACAACAAGTTCTTCTCAAATTCTTAGGGACGGATTTAGTCGTGTTGGGAGAAATCCCTCAGGATTCACAAGTCGAAGACTCCGTCCGGGAATTTTTGCCGGTTCTGGACTTTGCGCCACATTCCCATGCTTCACTCGCCTTACGACAGACGTTCTACGCCCTTGAACAACGCCTTCCCAAACCGACGTATCTTGCGGCCTCAGCTTGA
- a CDS encoding phosphomannomutase/phosphoglucomutase, with protein sequence MNVVNGKTVNQRIFREYDIRGVVGEDLTVDIAESVGRAYASLGRQQGVRAVAVGRDGRLTSPELRDRLVKGLTDGGVNVVDIGICATPLLYFSLFNREVDGGIMITGSHNASEYNGFKMCMGKEALYGSNIQRLREIIETENYSEGRGTVLDSPIIPDYLAYLQKSFASLDGRGVHVVIDCGNGAASLVAKDALEQLGCTVTGLYCELDGKFPNHHPDPTVVDNLQDLIKAVKDHGADVGIGYDGDADRIGAIDEQGNILWGDRLLMLFARDVLKSKPGSTFISEVKASQLLYDDIAERGGRGIMWKTGHSVIKAKMKEENAALAGEMSGHMFFADRYFGYDDAIYASCRLIEILTKTKQSLSSLLADVPQTSVTPEIRVDCPDETKFQLVDRVTERLQALARQGGSDESPVNIRDLITIDGIRVTFDQGWGLIRASNTQPALVLRFEASSPEHLHRIRTFLEDQLKVCQQQCDL encoded by the coding sequence ATGAACGTCGTGAACGGTAAGACGGTCAATCAGCGAATATTCCGAGAGTACGACATTCGTGGAGTGGTCGGGGAGGACCTGACGGTGGACATAGCCGAGTCCGTCGGGCGGGCCTACGCGAGCCTGGGGCGACAACAAGGCGTTCGCGCCGTGGCCGTGGGCCGGGATGGTCGTCTGACGTCGCCTGAATTGCGAGACCGCCTCGTCAAAGGGCTGACCGATGGGGGAGTCAACGTCGTCGACATTGGCATCTGTGCGACCCCTCTTCTCTATTTTTCATTGTTCAACAGAGAAGTCGACGGAGGCATCATGATCACGGGCAGTCATAATGCGTCCGAATACAATGGCTTTAAGATGTGCATGGGGAAAGAAGCGCTCTACGGTTCGAATATCCAACGTCTACGAGAGATCATAGAAACAGAGAACTATTCAGAGGGACGTGGTACCGTTCTCGATTCGCCGATCATCCCGGATTACTTAGCCTATCTGCAAAAAAGTTTTGCGTCATTGGATGGACGTGGCGTTCATGTCGTGATCGATTGCGGCAATGGGGCGGCTTCGTTGGTGGCCAAGGACGCGTTGGAACAATTAGGGTGTACCGTGACGGGACTGTATTGTGAGTTGGACGGAAAATTTCCCAACCATCATCCTGACCCCACTGTCGTCGACAACCTTCAGGATTTAATCAAGGCGGTCAAAGATCATGGCGCCGATGTGGGGATCGGGTATGACGGAGACGCCGATCGAATCGGCGCGATTGACGAACAGGGAAACATCCTCTGGGGGGATCGGTTGCTCATGCTCTTTGCGCGGGATGTTCTCAAGTCAAAACCCGGCAGCACGTTTATCTCTGAAGTCAAAGCCTCCCAACTCTTATACGACGACATTGCAGAGCGTGGTGGTCGAGGGATTATGTGGAAAACCGGCCATTCGGTGATCAAGGCGAAAATGAAGGAAGAAAACGCCGCGCTTGCAGGAGAAATGTCGGGGCATATGTTTTTCGCCGATCGGTATTTTGGGTACGATGATGCGATTTATGCCTCTTGCCGATTGATAGAAATTCTGACCAAGACCAAGCAGTCTCTTTCGAGTCTCTTGGCAGATGTTCCTCAAACGTCAGTGACTCCTGAAATTCGTGTGGATTGTCCTGATGAAACCAAGTTTCAGTTAGTCGATCGCGTGACTGAACGTTTGCAAGCGCTCGCGCGGCAAGGGGGTTCAGATGAATCCCCCGTGAATATTCGAGATCTCATTACCATCGATGGGATTCGCGTGACGTTCGATCAAGGCTGGGGCTTGATCCGTGCTTCTAACACGCAGCCGGCTCTGGTTTTGCGATTTGAGGCATCTTCACCGGAGCATCTTCACCGCATACGCACCTTCTTGGAGGATCAGCTCAAGGTGTGTCAACAGCAATGCGACTTGTAG
- a CDS encoding transporter, translating into MRIRTMGYGGQFAGRRHVARAIVYVIVLSVFLVTGNGLSPASAQDSAMPSFSTDRPGIGDSAYIVPPGYLQFESGVTLQHDRTHVPDQRVTTVFAPNMVIRIGLLKALELRFLGGDFVYEKTHSGNRDDHVYDVSAPTIATKLQLTQEDRFTPQTAFFMNATLPFGSKEQRPDDVTPSFKVAANYAFSEFVSWEANLGVGWENGVQDVTGAYTTALGLSLSENLSTFAEVFGNLNGPATHGFDAGLTYLLSPTLQFDVSGGPALTSAAPDWFIAAGISFRLPRLW; encoded by the coding sequence ATGAGAATACGAACGATGGGGTATGGCGGACAGTTCGCAGGCCGAAGACACGTCGCGCGCGCTATTGTTTACGTGATTGTTCTGTCTGTTTTCCTCGTGACGGGTAATGGTCTATCACCAGCATCGGCTCAAGACTCGGCGATGCCTTCTTTTTCAACCGATCGCCCCGGCATTGGGGATTCGGCGTACATTGTGCCTCCGGGGTATTTGCAATTTGAGAGCGGGGTGACGTTGCAGCATGATCGAACGCATGTCCCGGATCAGCGGGTGACGACCGTTTTCGCACCGAATATGGTGATCAGAATCGGTCTGCTGAAAGCTTTGGAACTACGGTTTTTGGGTGGAGACTTCGTGTATGAAAAAACACATTCGGGTAACCGGGATGATCATGTCTATGATGTGAGCGCGCCGACTATTGCCACGAAGCTTCAACTGACTCAAGAAGATCGATTCACTCCTCAGACGGCGTTTTTTATGAATGCCACCCTTCCGTTCGGAAGCAAGGAGCAACGGCCCGATGATGTTACGCCCTCCTTTAAAGTCGCCGCAAATTATGCCTTCTCGGAATTCGTGAGTTGGGAGGCAAATCTTGGTGTAGGGTGGGAAAACGGGGTCCAGGACGTGACAGGAGCCTATACAACAGCCTTAGGCCTATCTCTTTCTGAAAACCTCTCAACGTTTGCCGAGGTGTTTGGGAATCTGAACGGCCCGGCGACCCATGGATTTGATGCTGGCTTGACGTATCTTCTGTCTCCAACCCTGCAATTCGATGTATCTGGAGGCCCGGCCTTGACGAGCGCGGCTCCCGATTGGTTTATCGCCGCAGGAATTTCGTTCCGGCTTCCACGGTTATGGTGA
- a CDS encoding TRAM domain-containing protein — protein sequence MILHTIFLVVGIVSGAGIGLSVGDESVLSLLAGAGLGAIISGSVILLENRLVEVPLPLSVWGGVGFGLGLLVSGLFVYLSGLMLASSTVLGRVGGLIALLTVPYAGLIVGMRYGSEAMVAIHTDESGAGSQQEKSEADVTLKLLDTSVIIDGRIADLCETGFIEGTLVVPQFILLELQHISDSSDSLKRARGRRGLDILNGMQKMTNIKIDIIEDDFPHVKEVDTKLVELAKKIEAKILTNDLNLNKVAGLQGVKVLNINELCNALKPVVLPGETLRVFVLKEGKEAGQGIAYLDDGTMVVVDHAKRAIGKNVDVLVTSVLQTSAGRMIFTRLKEESEREELSFARV from the coding sequence ATGATTCTCCATACCATCTTCTTGGTGGTGGGAATTGTCTCAGGAGCTGGGATTGGACTGAGTGTAGGCGATGAAAGTGTACTGTCTCTTCTGGCTGGAGCTGGCCTTGGCGCTATCATCAGCGGGAGCGTGATACTGTTAGAAAACCGATTGGTGGAGGTGCCGCTTCCACTCTCCGTTTGGGGCGGCGTAGGTTTTGGCCTCGGGTTGTTAGTGTCAGGTCTGTTTGTCTACCTCTCAGGTCTTATGCTCGCGTCGTCGACGGTCTTGGGACGTGTGGGAGGCCTGATTGCCCTTTTGACAGTGCCGTATGCAGGCCTGATCGTTGGAATGCGGTATGGATCGGAAGCGATGGTCGCGATACATACGGATGAATCGGGGGCAGGGTCACAGCAAGAAAAAAGTGAAGCAGACGTCACGCTGAAATTATTGGACACCAGCGTCATCATCGATGGTCGAATCGCTGACCTGTGTGAAACAGGGTTCATTGAAGGGACATTGGTCGTTCCACAGTTCATCCTGTTGGAGCTTCAACATATTTCTGATTCTTCCGACAGTCTGAAACGCGCCAGGGGGCGACGAGGGTTGGATATCCTGAATGGCATGCAGAAAATGACGAATATCAAGATCGATATCATCGAAGATGATTTCCCTCACGTGAAAGAAGTCGATACCAAATTGGTCGAGCTCGCCAAAAAAATCGAAGCTAAAATTCTGACGAATGATTTGAATTTGAATAAAGTCGCTGGCTTGCAAGGGGTCAAAGTCTTAAACATTAACGAACTCTGTAACGCGTTGAAACCGGTGGTCCTTCCAGGGGAGACGCTGCGGGTCTTCGTGTTGAAGGAAGGCAAAGAAGCTGGTCAGGGTATTGCCTACCTTGATGATGGAACGATGGTCGTCGTCGATCATGCCAAGCGCGCGATCGGAAAGAATGTCGATGTTCTGGTGACGAGCGTCCTGCAAACGAGTGCCGGTCGTATGATTTTCACCCGCCTGAAAGAAGAATCCGAGCGGGAAGAATTAAGCTTCGCGCGTGTCTGA